A genome region from Pseudoalteromonas tetraodonis includes the following:
- a CDS encoding response regulator: MDQSISQARILIVDDEPANLKVMREVLASNYRLSFAKSGAVALQLIENDPPKLILLDVMMPDMNGFEVCKILKANPKTAHIPVIFVTALTQEQDESEGFSLGAVDYITKPISPAIVKARVKTHLSLVQAEQLKQAHVDLVERLGRAAEYKDTDTGEHIARMSQYSKVLALALGMNEQHAELLRQAAPMHDVGKIGIPDSILLKPGKLTPDEFAHMKEHAAIGAKILANSPSPLLQLAHVLAIEHHEKWDGTGYPNGLKGEEISIEGRIVAIADVFDALTSKRPYKEPWSIEQTLEHMQQQAGKHFDPQLVDLFISKIDAILAIKKAHQERD; the protein is encoded by the coding sequence ATGGATCAATCGATAAGTCAGGCGCGAATATTAATCGTCGATGATGAACCTGCAAATTTAAAAGTAATGCGCGAGGTCTTAGCGAGTAACTACCGTTTATCGTTTGCTAAATCGGGGGCTGTGGCACTGCAATTAATAGAAAACGATCCGCCAAAACTCATTTTACTTGATGTAATGATGCCAGATATGAATGGCTTTGAAGTGTGCAAAATTTTAAAAGCTAATCCTAAAACCGCACACATTCCGGTCATTTTTGTCACCGCCCTCACGCAAGAACAAGATGAATCGGAAGGGTTTTCGCTAGGTGCGGTTGACTATATAACCAAACCTATTAGCCCTGCGATTGTAAAGGCAAGGGTAAAAACTCATCTTTCTTTAGTACAAGCCGAGCAACTAAAACAAGCACATGTAGATTTAGTTGAGCGATTAGGTCGCGCGGCAGAGTATAAAGATACCGATACGGGTGAGCATATTGCACGAATGAGCCAATACAGCAAAGTACTTGCTTTAGCGTTGGGAATGAACGAACAACACGCAGAATTATTACGCCAAGCTGCGCCAATGCACGATGTCGGAAAAATAGGTATTCCTGATTCGATACTGTTAAAACCTGGCAAATTAACCCCCGACGAATTTGCACACATGAAAGAGCATGCCGCTATAGGGGCTAAAATATTGGCTAACTCACCTTCCCCCTTACTGCAACTTGCCCATGTGTTGGCTATTGAACATCATGAAAAATGGGATGGCACAGGTTATCCTAATGGGTTAAAAGGCGAGGAAATCTCCATTGAGGGGCGGATTGTAGCGATTGCTGATGTATTTGATGCACTTACATCAAAACGTCCTTATAAAGAGCCTTGGAGCATTGAGCAAACACTAGAGCATATGCAACAACAAGCAGGAAAACACTTTGACCCTCAGCTGGTTGATCTTTTTATTAGCAAAATAGACGCTATTTTAGCGATAAAAAAGGCTCATCAAGAACGCGATTGA
- a CDS encoding HD domain-containing protein translates to MNNLALSPSLKQLDQQCREFITALIHADVAHDITHIERVVRVAVKLCTAEKANMNVVLPAAWLHDCVAVAKNHPDRAKASTMAADKAISFLASIGYDEALFDDIHHAIAAHSFSANIAIKTVEAQIVQDADRMDALGAIGVSRCMKVGGSISRLLYNPNDPFCLEREPDDKQYTLDHFFIKLLHIAKSMNTPSAKAEALRRTDYMYDFLEQLKSEIGG, encoded by the coding sequence GTGAACAATTTAGCCCTTAGCCCTTCATTAAAGCAACTTGATCAGCAATGCAGAGAATTTATAACAGCACTTATCCATGCTGATGTAGCCCATGATATTACCCATATTGAACGGGTAGTACGTGTTGCAGTTAAATTATGCACTGCTGAAAAAGCCAATATGAATGTTGTTTTACCTGCTGCGTGGTTACATGATTGTGTGGCCGTAGCAAAAAACCATCCCGATAGGGCAAAAGCTTCAACGATGGCTGCCGATAAAGCGATTAGTTTTTTAGCGTCTATTGGCTATGATGAAGCGCTATTTGATGATATTCACCACGCCATAGCCGCGCATAGTTTTAGCGCCAATATTGCTATTAAAACCGTTGAAGCACAGATTGTACAAGATGCTGACAGAATGGATGCCTTAGGGGCTATTGGTGTTAGTCGTTGTATGAAAGTGGGGGGCTCAATAAGCCGACTTTTGTACAATCCTAATGATCCATTTTGTTTAGAGCGTGAACCTGATGATAAACAGTACACCTTAGATCATTTTTTTATAAAGTTGCTGCATATTGCAAAAAGTATGAATACACCTTCAGCTAAAGCTGAAGCACTTAGAAGAACAGATTATATGTATGACTTTTTAGAGCAGTTAAAATCTGAAATTGGAGGGTAA
- a CDS encoding PAS domain S-box protein has product MLANFFINEPDPSLIINGVYDPSLVTLSILTAIFAAYFSLHVIDLANNTHFKSYRKLANITAALVLAGGVWSMHFIAMLAFSLCTTIEYDPTLTFVSFIPALLACTIAFSCLKTYSSNPRIINLILSSLLFGAGVGTMHYSGMAAMQLSPLLRYDPIWFSASIVVAVLLSFISLYARFHLPAHFKKLTPVHNRIICALILGLAVAGMHYMGMAATRFIATSPIINEQTNQSHLTFIAISVSFATLLLTAVVVIINGMIRYRMLLGKKSAEESRLDAILSTAIDGIVTINIKGTILSFNKAAETIFGWQDNEVIGQNVKILMADDIANQHDAFLKNTTNHEVKRVIGVNRDVWAKHKNGHQFPIRLGIGEVKQLQTETLFVGFITDLTEQRALQQSLIEKERQYRTLMNNMPGVVFRCLLDEHWSMLFISPSVYELTGYRAEEFTEQRITFAELIVKEDEAAISLAIDQAVASTSQYSIEYRIRHRNGNIIWVLDQASIITNSKDDTRWVDGVLVDITKRHEYEQSLKQAKYEAEAAAQAKQSFMANMSHEIRTPMNAIIGFSDILMDSPLNKEQQKQIITVNNAARSLLHLLNDILDSAKLEKGKLEIQKVHFNLQELLDNIVSTFWLDAKRKDLQLILKIADNVNPFYFGDDTRLRQVLTNLIGNAIKFTEQGHVTVSVTHKPNQPILFEVQDSGIGIEKGRLEAIFKPFEQADGTTTRRFGGTGLGTTISKQLVELMGGKIYAQSTLGQGSCFSFTVGLEPGEKSQVQAISKNAFNLPPLKILVVDDIEQNIELLTIMLSQAGHQVSKANNGFEAIDMFNQHRFDIILMDIHMPKCDGISATASIRSLEQQKQLKHTPIIALTASVLQQDKLTAKQAGMNGFTTKPIDINQLNQEIARVLGLAISQLVTNDPIDSKLRIDFSKGEKMWGSKEKHLKEAVLFLAQHQNSMQTLAAIKLNDKHHAHILHNLKGLAGNLALNNLSYLITQAEKQRDIASYTQCILKCQQEWQQLADELSHLHIAFKENELQKETVSDAEFIHQLTLLLSQAKRAELDDTLLSYIVRITPEQHKVAILNIYEQFNDFEFDNAQTQLNALLTTLNN; this is encoded by the coding sequence ATGTTAGCTAATTTTTTTATAAATGAACCAGATCCAAGCCTAATTATTAATGGTGTATACGACCCAAGTTTAGTGACACTATCTATACTCACCGCAATTTTTGCAGCTTATTTTTCTTTGCACGTTATCGATTTAGCAAATAATACACATTTTAAATCTTATCGAAAGTTAGCCAATATAACCGCAGCCTTAGTCCTTGCCGGAGGGGTCTGGAGCATGCACTTTATTGCTATGCTCGCATTTTCTTTGTGCACTACAATTGAATACGACCCCACACTCACTTTTGTGTCGTTTATACCGGCGTTACTGGCATGTACCATTGCTTTTTCTTGTTTGAAAACATATAGCTCTAACCCTCGTATTATCAATTTAATTCTAAGCTCTCTTTTATTTGGCGCGGGTGTTGGCACCATGCATTACAGCGGTATGGCCGCGATGCAATTAAGTCCTTTACTTCGTTATGATCCAATATGGTTTAGCGCTTCAATTGTTGTTGCAGTGCTGCTGTCTTTTATAAGTCTCTATGCACGTTTTCATTTACCAGCACACTTTAAAAAATTAACGCCTGTGCATAATCGTATTATTTGCGCCCTTATTCTTGGCCTTGCCGTGGCTGGTATGCATTATATGGGCATGGCTGCTACGCGATTTATTGCAACAAGCCCGATAATTAACGAGCAAACAAACCAATCACATCTAACCTTTATTGCTATTAGTGTGTCGTTCGCCACGCTTTTATTAACAGCGGTGGTTGTGATCATCAATGGCATGATCCGTTACAGAATGCTGTTAGGGAAAAAATCAGCTGAAGAGTCTCGCCTTGATGCTATTTTATCAACTGCCATTGACGGCATCGTTACTATCAATATTAAAGGCACTATTTTGAGCTTTAATAAAGCCGCAGAAACAATTTTTGGCTGGCAAGATAATGAGGTCATTGGCCAGAATGTAAAAATATTAATGGCTGATGATATTGCTAATCAACACGATGCTTTTTTAAAAAATACAACAAACCATGAGGTAAAACGTGTTATTGGTGTTAATCGCGATGTGTGGGCAAAACATAAAAATGGTCATCAATTTCCAATTCGCTTAGGGATTGGTGAAGTAAAGCAATTACAAACTGAAACATTGTTTGTAGGCTTTATTACCGATTTAACTGAGCAAAGAGCGTTACAACAAAGCTTAATTGAAAAAGAGCGACAATACCGTACCTTAATGAACAATATGCCCGGTGTGGTATTTCGCTGCTTGTTAGATGAACACTGGAGTATGTTGTTTATCAGCCCTAGCGTCTATGAACTAACGGGTTATCGCGCTGAAGAATTTACTGAGCAGCGTATTACCTTTGCCGAGCTTATTGTTAAAGAAGATGAAGCGGCGATTTCTTTAGCGATTGATCAAGCAGTTGCATCGACCAGTCAATACTCAATTGAGTACCGCATTCGCCATCGCAACGGCAATATTATTTGGGTACTCGATCAAGCAAGTATTATCACTAACTCTAAAGATGATACACGCTGGGTTGATGGCGTTTTAGTTGATATAACCAAGCGCCATGAATATGAGCAAAGCTTAAAGCAAGCTAAATACGAGGCTGAAGCAGCCGCGCAAGCTAAACAGTCTTTTATGGCAAATATGAGCCATGAGATACGTACCCCCATGAATGCAATTATTGGCTTTAGTGATATTTTAATGGATAGTCCGCTTAATAAAGAACAACAAAAACAAATTATTACCGTTAATAACGCTGCGCGTTCTTTATTGCATTTACTCAACGATATCCTTGACTCAGCAAAGCTAGAGAAAGGTAAACTCGAAATTCAAAAAGTACATTTTAACTTGCAAGAATTGCTCGATAATATTGTGTCGACATTTTGGCTTGATGCAAAACGCAAAGACTTACAGCTCATTTTAAAAATAGCTGACAATGTAAATCCATTTTATTTTGGTGATGATACGCGTTTACGCCAAGTGCTAACCAATTTAATCGGCAATGCGATAAAGTTTACTGAGCAAGGCCATGTTACTGTTTCGGTTACTCATAAACCCAATCAACCCATTTTATTTGAAGTACAAGATAGTGGTATAGGTATCGAAAAAGGTCGCCTTGAGGCTATTTTTAAACCCTTTGAGCAAGCAGATGGCACCACAACACGCCGATTTGGTGGCACAGGGCTTGGCACAACAATTAGTAAGCAGCTGGTTGAATTAATGGGCGGCAAAATATATGCACAAAGTACCCTTGGTCAAGGTAGCTGTTTTTCCTTTACTGTTGGGCTTGAGCCAGGCGAAAAAAGTCAAGTGCAAGCCATTAGTAAAAACGCATTTAACTTACCCCCATTAAAAATCTTAGTGGTGGATGATATTGAACAAAATATCGAACTACTCACTATTATGCTTTCCCAAGCAGGCCATCAGGTAAGTAAAGCAAATAATGGTTTTGAGGCCATTGACATGTTTAATCAGCATCGCTTTGATATTATCCTAATGGATATTCATATGCCTAAATGTGATGGGATCAGTGCCACAGCATCAATTCGCTCTTTAGAGCAGCAAAAACAACTAAAGCACACGCCAATAATTGCCTTAACGGCCAGTGTGCTACAGCAAGATAAACTAACAGCCAAACAAGCGGGTATGAATGGTTTTACAACCAAACCCATTGACATAAACCAACTCAACCAAGAAATAGCACGGGTGCTTGGGCTTGCTATCAGCCAGTTAGTAACTAACGATCCAATAGATTCAAAACTTCGTATAGATTTTAGTAAAGGCGAAAAAATGTGGGGCAGCAAAGAGAAACATCTCAAAGAGGCTGTACTCTTTTTAGCTCAGCATCAAAATAGTATGCAAACCTTGGCGGCCATTAAGCTAAACGATAAACATCATGCTCATATTTTGCATAATTTAAAAGGTCTTGCCGGTAATTTAGCGCTCAATAATTTATCTTACTTAATTACGCAAGCTGAAAAACAACGTGATATAGCCAGTTATACTCAGTGCATATTAAAATGTCAGCAAGAGTGGCAGCAGCTAGCAGATGAATTATCACACTTACACATTGCTTTTAAAGAGAATGAATTACAAAAAGAAACCGTGTCAGATGCTGAATTTATTCACCAATTAACGCTTTTACTCAGCCAAGCTAAACGAGCAGAGTTGGATGATACGTTATTAAGTTATATTGTAAGAATAACACCCGAACAACACAAAGTTGCTATTTTAAATATTTATGAGCAGTTTAATGACTTTGAATTTGATAATGCACAAACACAGCTCAACGCATTATTAACAACACTCAATAACTAG
- a CDS encoding response regulator, which translates to MSSLLKHQARQLLVVDDEYFNFEILKAGLASTFDLSYADSGKSCLASAIANPPDIILLDVCMPGLDGYDTCRILKHTPETKHIPVVMISGLESELEQQAGFDSGCDAYVVKPFSIAVLREKINNIV; encoded by the coding sequence ATGTCCTCATTACTAAAACACCAAGCGCGACAATTGTTAGTGGTTGATGATGAGTATTTCAATTTTGAAATACTCAAAGCAGGGTTAGCATCAACATTTGATTTAAGCTATGCTGATTCTGGTAAAAGTTGTTTAGCATCTGCCATTGCTAATCCGCCTGATATTATTTTGCTTGATGTATGTATGCCGGGGCTTGATGGTTATGATACCTGTCGCATACTTAAACATACGCCAGAGACAAAACACATTCCGGTGGTGATGATATCAGGACTTGAGTCAGAGCTTGAGCAACAAGCAGGCTTTGACTCAGGGTGTGATGCTTACGTTGTAAAACCTTTTTCTATCGCCGTACTACGAGAAAAAATTAATAATATTGTGTAG
- a CDS encoding VOC family protein — protein MRPKLSGIDHCHLNVQSLTQAVDWYEKVLGFTVVEELAFWNEKGKGPLTLEDENASTRLALFEAPGTSKGIAFAAAGEQFIAWLAHFEQLEIKTILADHGVTFSMYFKDNSGNSHEITSHDYRIIKQHFPAVALGSHNAKRG, from the coding sequence GTGAGGCCAAAATTGAGCGGTATTGATCATTGTCATTTAAATGTTCAAAGCCTCACCCAAGCCGTTGATTGGTATGAAAAGGTGCTTGGTTTTACCGTAGTAGAGGAATTAGCATTTTGGAATGAAAAAGGCAAAGGCCCTTTAACGCTTGAAGATGAAAACGCATCCACACGTTTAGCTTTATTTGAGGCACCAGGGACAAGTAAAGGAATCGCTTTTGCTGCAGCCGGTGAGCAATTTATTGCGTGGTTAGCACATTTTGAGCAGCTTGAAATTAAAACGATACTGGCTGATCATGGCGTGACTTTTTCTATGTATTTTAAAGATAACAGTGGCAATAGCCATGAGATCACTTCCCATGACTACCGCATTATAAAACAGCATTTTCCAGCTGTAGCGTTAGGCTCTCACAATGCCAAAAGGGGCTAG
- a CDS encoding class I SAM-dependent methyltransferase has protein sequence MSSAVYLQAGRDKSLKRKHPWLFSKAIKKIKGKPGLGDTVTIHDSEGKFLATAAYSPHSQIRARVWSFDEKEVIDQHFFERRLRRALEARSHAIEEGGLTGFRLCAAESDYLPGVTIDKFDNTLVCQLLSAGAERHKGEIVGALMAIFPGSNIYERSDVDVRTKEGLEPIKGVLWGNEPTAPVIIEENGLKIEVDILEGHKTGFYLDQRDSRAALERFSKDKTVLNCFSYTGTFSLYALRGGCKHVTNVDVSQPALDTAKRNVEHNNLDLNKVDFVKQDVFKLLRQYREDGVMFDTIVMDPPKFADNKAQLTGACRGYKDINMIAMQILKPGGTLLTFSCSGLMEQNLFQKVVADAALDAGKDLLIMERLNQAADHPIAGSYPEGFYLKGLICKVY, from the coding sequence ATGTCATCTGCCGTTTACCTGCAAGCTGGTCGCGATAAATCATTAAAAAGAAAACACCCTTGGTTATTTTCTAAAGCCATCAAAAAAATTAAAGGTAAACCTGGGTTAGGTGACACGGTAACCATACACGACAGTGAAGGTAAGTTTTTAGCCACCGCGGCTTACAGCCCGCATTCACAAATTCGCGCGCGTGTTTGGAGCTTTGATGAAAAAGAAGTCATAGATCAACATTTTTTCGAGCGTCGCCTACGTCGTGCTTTAGAAGCTCGCAGCCATGCGATTGAAGAAGGTGGACTGACCGGTTTTAGGCTTTGCGCCGCTGAATCCGATTATTTACCGGGTGTTACCATAGATAAATTTGATAACACCTTGGTTTGTCAGTTACTCAGTGCCGGTGCTGAGCGCCACAAAGGTGAAATTGTTGGCGCATTAATGGCTATTTTCCCAGGCTCAAATATTTATGAGCGCTCAGATGTAGATGTGCGCACTAAAGAAGGCTTGGAGCCAATTAAAGGAGTGCTTTGGGGTAATGAACCCACAGCGCCAGTTATCATTGAAGAAAATGGTTTAAAAATTGAAGTTGATATTCTTGAAGGCCATAAAACCGGCTTTTATTTAGATCAACGTGATAGCCGTGCTGCACTGGAGCGTTTTTCAAAAGATAAAACCGTATTAAATTGCTTTAGTTATACGGGAACGTTTTCTCTTTATGCCCTGCGTGGTGGCTGTAAGCATGTAACCAATGTCGATGTTTCACAACCAGCTCTTGATACAGCAAAGCGCAATGTTGAACATAACAACCTTGATTTAAATAAAGTCGACTTTGTAAAACAAGATGTATTTAAGTTATTGCGCCAATACCGTGAAGACGGCGTGATGTTTGATACGATTGTGATGGATCCGCCTAAATTTGCTGATAATAAAGCGCAGTTAACTGGGGCATGTCGGGGTTACAAAGATATTAATATGATTGCGATGCAAATATTAAAACCAGGCGGCACACTGCTTACTTTCTCATGCTCTGGTTTAATGGAACAAAATTTGTTTCAAAAAGTGGTTGCAGATGCAGCACTTGATGCAGGTAAAGATTTGCTGATCATGGAGCGCTTAAATCAAGCAGCTGACCACCCTATTGCGGGCAGCTACCCTGAAGGCTTTTATCTTAAAGGCCTTATTTGTAAGGTTTACTAA
- a CDS encoding PilZ domain-containing protein, whose translation MFTEDKRNYRRMQVNTPAKLTSIEPVAGLSYTGTCLDLSATGLSLQLDDLLELNSILSVDIASTHPSIAPLKATAKVIRASTEEDGTITAGLEIIEFN comes from the coding sequence ATGTTTACTGAAGATAAGCGAAACTACAGACGTATGCAGGTTAACACACCCGCTAAGTTAACCTCGATTGAGCCCGTCGCAGGACTAAGTTACACAGGCACCTGCCTTGACTTAAGTGCAACAGGGCTCTCCTTGCAGCTCGATGATTTATTAGAGCTTAACTCAATTTTATCGGTTGATATTGCATCAACCCATCCAAGCATTGCACCGTTAAAAGCCACTGCAAAGGTGATACGTGCCAGCACAGAAGAGGATGGCACGATAACCGCAGGGCTAGAAATTATTGAGTTTAACTAA